The genomic stretch AAGCCCTGATCGTCCATTGCTTTTCCCAAAAGTACCAGCGGCAACACGACCAGAGACGAGTGTCCGCTGCGATCAACGGTCTCCATGCTGTCCATACGGGCTGCGCCGATGCTGGAGCTGGAGCCCAAAAATTGCGCGTCAATCACTCGCACAGGGCCGATGAATCGGTAGCCTTTGCCGACTACAGTTTCAAGAAAGCGCGGCTTGGCGGAATCGTCACCCAAGGCCGTGCGGATTTTGCGAATGATGTTGTTGAGGTTCCGCTCGGTGTCAATAAAAAGGCTGGAGCGCCAAAGCTTTTTGACGATCTCTTCGCGTGAAACCATCTGGTCGCGCCGGGTCACCAGAAAGATCAGCAGCTCCATGGGCTTGGTTTCAAGCTTTATGCGGCGTCCAGAGCGCCTGAGCTCATAGCGGCCAAGATCGAGTTCCACTTCACCAACGGCCTTCTTTGTGGCCTGCATTTTGCGGCTCCGTTCCAAGCATTATGCGCCAAATCAGAGACTTACGGCGATACATAAAAGATATATTCGCGTTATCCCCTCCTCATTGAAAGGCCCCTGTTCTCCAGCGATCATCGACGTGAAAGATCGGCATTAACGATGAATAGCGAATGAGGGAGAGAAGGCAAAAAATGAAACGAAATATATGCATTGCAATTGCGTTGGTGGCACTGGTTGGCTGGGCGGGCCAGCACTTTATGGTTGCCGCCGCTTCAGGCACGCATGGAAACGCTTTTACGCCGGACACGATTCAATGGGGGCCGCCGCCGCCGTTCGTCGCTCCGGGCGCGCAGTTTGCCGTGATCGAGGGAGACCCGACGGCCGCCGGCGGCAACTACACGGTCCGCCTGAAAATGCCCGCGGGATACCGGATCGCGCCGCATTGGCATCCGCTGCGGGAAAATGTCACGGTGATTTCGGGGACATTCAAAGTCGGTATGGGCGACACGTTTGACACGAACAAAATGGGCGCGTTCCCAGCCGGCAGTTTTGCCTATCTTGATCCTGACATGCATCACTACGCAATGGCTGCCAGCGACGTGGTGGTGCAGATTCACGGCACCGCGCCGGTGCAGTTCAACTACATCAATCCGCAGGACGATCCGAGCAAGAGCAAGTAACATTTCGCCGCTGATTGCGCTGATGGGCGCGGATCGGAAAAAGAGTAGCCGCGAATTTCGCGAATCAACACGAATCAACACCTGAAATGGGATTCGCGTGTTTCGCATTCATTCGCGGCTGTACTCTTTTTTTCTGGGGCGTTCATCAGCGTCAGGCCGCGAGTCGGATCTCCCAAAGAGAATCACGCGCAAGGCAGGAAGATACTAAACACAGTCCCGCTGTGACCCGCCCGGGTACTGCTGCGGACGCGCAGCACGCCATCGTGGTTCTGCACAGTATTCTTGACCAGTGAGAGTCCAATGCCATTGCCCGCAGCGCCTTTGGTGGTGAAGAATGGGTCCCAAATGCTGGACAGATTTTTTGCGGCAATTCCGCTTCCGGTGTCGGCAAAGGTGAGCCGCAATCCTCGCCTCTGATCTTTCCACTCGTGGGACGGCGCGAGTCTGGCGTAGATCTTTCCGCCGTCCGGCATGGCATCGGCGGCATTCAGTACAAGGTTGACGCACATTTGCCGTAACTGATGAGGGTGGGCCGAAAGATGTCCGCCATCGCGGTAGCGCGTACTAACAGAAATATCCTGCGAGTCCAAACGCGATTTATAAAAATTGAGCACGGATTGCACTAACTCTGAAACATTTGTGTTCTCGGCGTCCGTGTCCCGGAACTCCATGGCCGCATGCAAAATCTGCGAAATTCGCCGCGCTTCTTCGCTGGCCACCGCCAGGTATCTGCGGTTGTTTTCACTAAGAGCTTGATCGGTTTGCATGAGTTGAAGCGAACTAAGAAGGGCTTGCAAGGGATTATTAATCTCGTGGGCAAGAGAGGCTAGGATTCCGTTCTGGTTGTCCGATGGCGGAGGATGGGTGCTCCCCGGCACCTGGCTGGTGCTGAAAGCGTCTACCGGGGATCGAACTGACCTTTCGCTCACTGACGTTTCCCCCATGGTACGGTCCCTTGCTGAGTTCGATACCAGACATAAAGCGGCAGTTGCCCCAAAAGCGTATGATTAAGGTGACATCTTCGTACGCACAGGCTGTGGAGCTTCTGCGCATTGAGGTGCAGGTCTTTTGACCTCGCGACCCAGCGCAAAGGAGGCTCTTATGCCCACCGCGACCCCGTCTCGTAATCACTACAAAAATGGAATCCTGGCATCATTGCCGAAAGCCGAGATCGCGCGCCTTGAGCCTCATCTTTCCCCCTTAACTCTAGAGACAGGGACGACCCTGCTCGGTCCGGATGAACACATCACGCACGCCTATTTTCTGGAATCCGGACTGGCCTCAGTGGTAGTTGCCATGGCCGATGGAAATACGGTAGAAACGGGAATTACCGGAAACGAAGGCGTGGTCGGGTTCCCAGTCATATTGGGCACAAAGAGCATGCCGACCCGGACTTTTATTCAGATCGCCGGCGTCGGCTATCGCATACCAGCGCAGCGTCTGTTTGAAGCCTATGAGAAGCCGGGAATGCTGCGCAAACAAATCAACCGGTATTTCCAGGCCCATTTGGCGCAGACCGCGCAGACCGCCGCCTGCAATCGACTGCATGACATACAGGAGCGGCTGGCACGGTGGCTGCTCATTTGCCATGACCGCATGGAATCTGACACCTTTCACCTCACCCATGAATTCCTGGGACACATGCTAGGTACTCCGCGCACCACCGTGACCCTGGCGGCCGGCCTGCTCCATAAAGCTAAGTTGGTGGACTACTCGCGCGGAAAGGTGCGGATATGCGACCGCCGGGGGCTTGAGAGAGCTGCCTGCGAATGCTACAAGACCATCCGCGACGAGTTTGAGCGGCTGGGAATATCTTCCAATAACGTCTGACGTCAGACAGACGAGGGCTGCTGCTGGGACTATCGTTGAATCCTATATTTCTTCGAAGGTTCGCCTATGCCGCATACGTTAGTTCTGGCTGTTGGCCGCGATTCAGTGTTATTGGAAACGCGAAGCCAGGTGCTGCAGGCTGCCGGCTACACGGTAATTCCGGAACGCTCCTTGAAAAAAGCGGTGGCCAGATTCCGTGAGGGAGATTTTGACCTTGTTCTCTTGTGCCACTCCATTCCCGCCCAAGACCGGGAACGCCTGACTCTATTGCTTCGGGAACACACTTCCCGCACTCCCCATTGTTTCTGTCGCGTCCAGTTTGAGCGCACTCGATTCATTCGCCGACGCAACACTCGGAAATGATCCAAAGGAACTTCTGGGCGGTCTTCGCGAGCTGTTAGTCAAAAAGACAGCGACGTTGATAGACGGCAGGCGCTCGGCCTGATTTATAGAGCTGTTAAAGATTTTTTTGGCCCCCAGATGTTTTGACAAAAAAAAGCAAATCTCACCACGGATGAACACGGATTACAAATTCAAAATGGTCCTATTGAACTTTTTTGATCCGTGTAAATCAGTGTGATCAGTGTTATCTATGGTGAGGTTTAGAGTTTTTCGTGCAAAGCCGCCCCAAGACACTATTGGCCCGAACTTTCCTTTGCCTGCTTCAGTCCAATCTCAAGCAGTTTCTTCGCCGCATCCTCATCAAAGCTTTCAACCGCCACTACCGCATTGCCAGTCTGCTGGATGAAGATTGGTCCATCGGAGCTGGTGTATTTGTCCAGACCGGCGACGTTTCCTTTATCAGTAACATGCCGGAGCGACTCATAGCGTTTAGGCAGAGCTGCTGCGTACGTTTTTGCGAACTCCTGCGCTGCCTCTTCTGTTGCCCACTTTGAGATGTAATAGAGGCCGATGTGCGCGGAAGAGTTGCGGTCCGGCGGTTTTGCTCCCTTGCGGCCCGCGGCGTAATAGGCCCCGCCACGCCACTCCGGGCTTAGGCGTTTGTCGAGCGCTGCATCTGCATAGATGCGGAGCAGCATGCTCACATCGAGCTGGCCAACCGCACCCGCGTCATAGGGCTCGTAATCTTTTTTTAGAAAACCCAGATCCGGCAGCAGCAGCGGTGGCACGCGATGTCCGGCGAGATATTCCTTGGGTTCCATGATCTCGCGTGTGGTCTGGGGCATGCGGCCCAGCACGCCGGTATAAGCGAGCTGTTTGCCGCCGGCCACCAGCAGGTCCTTGATGAACTGCATGCCCTGGCGATAAGGAAACGCCAGCTCTTCCTGCAGCAGCAATGGCGCACTGTCAAAAACCGGGCTGCCGCGGCTTTTATCCATGGAAGACTGCATCAGGTCGACAACCTGCGGCGTCTTTTCCACGCTCCCGCCCTGCGGAGCCAGCACGTAATCCAGCAGCACGATCATGGCCTGCCCTTCCAGCACGGCGCTGCGGCAGGTTGAATCCTCGTCATTGCGGACCAATTCATCCAGGTTATCAAGCCCGTGCTTCTCGACCTCTTCATCGTGCTTGCTCATTTTTTCCAGGTTAAAGCTCTGGTCCTGCAGCGCGTGTGTGAGCTCATGGGCCATCACCGGACGCTGCATTTCCGGCTCATTCCAGTCCAGCAGGTTCATGGTGCGCGTCTTTTCGTCGTAGTAACCGGCCACCTGCTCCGTGAGCAGCTTGATGAGAAAACTGTGCAGGTCAAAGGTGCGCGGCAGCAAGCCAAACTTTTTTTCCACCAGCTCAGAGCGCTCAAAGCGGATGCGGTCAGCATCGTCCTTGAACTTGTCACTGACGTACTTTTCCACCTGCGGACGGCTTACAATCGTCCGCTTGACCTTTTTCTTGATCGGCAGGCCTGTATCTTTGCTGGCGAAGTGCAGAATCTCATCGACTGACCGGAACAGCTCTTTCGCTTCCGCCGGAGTTATCTGGTGGATTGTTTCGACCGGCTCGACTTCAACGCGGTTGGGCGAAGGCGTGCCGGAAGGCTGCGAGGGCGGGGCTGCTGGTGTTGCAGCAGGCGTGGGCGAAGCAGCCGCGGGTGCGGAAGGTTGCTGTTGCGGCGCAGCGGTTGGCGTAGATGAGGGCGCCGGATTCTGTGCGAACCCGAACGACAGGCAGAAAAGCAGCGTGGCCAATAACCACGCAAGCGAAAGCTTTCTCATTTGGATATCAAGTAACGAGCGGCTCCGTCCTTAATGGTAACAATAAAACAGCATCGCGCACTTCAAGTGAACATGGGAGCAAAGAAAAATCTTTGAAACACGGAGGAAAGGAGGAACCGGAGGAATCCCCGATTCCATGCGGACTTAACTTCCTCGTTTTCCTCTGTTCCTCTGTGTTTCAAAAGGTGGTCCTCGATGGGCGGGCAAAAAGGCGACCTTCTTTTCCGAAGATCGCCCATGGTTAGCTTAAGTACTACTCAAGCGCCGGTTCGGCCGCGCGAATGTACTCGATCACTGAATCGGACCAGCCATCGATGTGCACCCACTTGCCATAGCCCACGCCGTTCTGGAAGCTGGCTACGTTGATCACATAACCACGCGCCTTCGGGTTCGGGACAGCGTCGTGCGACTGCTCGTCAGTGATCACGATCAAGCGGTCGTACTTCTCGTCGATCTCACCCAGAGCGCGGCCCAGGTATGTTCCGCCGTGAAGCTGGCTGGCGTTCAAGGCGTCGCGCAGGGCAAATCCCTGGCGCGGCGGAATACGAACCAGCTTGTCAGAGAAGGTATAGATGCTTACCTGCTCCGCGATTTCGCGCAGCAACACCGCAAGCCCATAGGCCGCGTCATTACGGCGCATTTCCGCACGGCGGGAGAGCGGCGCGTCCATCGATCCGGAGACATCAACCAGCAGCACGGTCTTACCCGGCAACTTCGGCTGACCGTCGAGAGAGCGCAGCATCGCCTTCTCCAGCTCCGGCTCCCACTGCGGCGCATAACGCGCAGCAGCGATAAAGCGGAACGGCAGCACGCGCTCAGTCTTCATGCGGTAGAGACCGGTGCGGACCAACTCTTCGTCCACCTTGGCTTCCGCCATGTTGCGCAGGTTCCGCAACAGGGCCAGCGCGCCCAGCTTGTTCTCCGCGAGCAAACGCTCCCATGCCTCGCGCTTATCGGCGCCAGCGGAGAGAGCCACCTCCCAGGTATCGGGCGAGGCCAGCTCACCGGCGACAAGGCGCTTCCACA from Terriglobia bacterium encodes the following:
- a CDS encoding cupin domain-containing protein — encoded protein: MKRNICIAIALVALVGWAGQHFMVAAASGTHGNAFTPDTIQWGPPPPFVAPGAQFAVIEGDPTAAGGNYTVRLKMPAGYRIAPHWHPLRENVTVISGTFKVGMGDTFDTNKMGAFPAGSFAYLDPDMHHYAMAASDVVVQIHGTAPVQFNYINPQDDPSKSK
- a CDS encoding HAMP domain-containing histidine kinase, whose protein sequence is MSERSVRSPVDAFSTSQVPGSTHPPPSDNQNGILASLAHEINNPLQALLSSLQLMQTDQALSENNRRYLAVASEEARRISQILHAAMEFRDTDAENTNVSELVQSVLNFYKSRLDSQDISVSTRYRDGGHLSAHPHQLRQMCVNLVLNAADAMPDGGKIYARLAPSHEWKDQRRGLRLTFADTGSGIAAKNLSSIWDPFFTTKGAAGNGIGLSLVKNTVQNHDGVLRVRSSTRAGHSGTVFSIFLPCA
- a CDS encoding Crp/Fnr family transcriptional regulator, translated to MPTATPSRNHYKNGILASLPKAEIARLEPHLSPLTLETGTTLLGPDEHITHAYFLESGLASVVVAMADGNTVETGITGNEGVVGFPVILGTKSMPTRTFIQIAGVGYRIPAQRLFEAYEKPGMLRKQINRYFQAHLAQTAQTAACNRLHDIQERLARWLLICHDRMESDTFHLTHEFLGHMLGTPRTTVTLAAGLLHKAKLVDYSRGKVRICDRRGLERAACECYKTIRDEFERLGISSNNV
- a CDS encoding TROVE domain-containing protein; the protein is MARMNVLNLSGMPWMTAKSKQTHEGAPAKHISAEQELRRSVLACMLWESQFYEDGVAIAGRIRELVPKVAAEKVAALAVEAREKMKLRHAPLLLVREMARLATHRQLVAETLLRVIQRADELSEFVALYWSDGKQPLSAQVKKGLAAAFTKFDEYALAKYDRASPVKLRDVLFLCHAKPVDAAQAELWKRLVAGELASPDTWEVALSAGADKREAWERLLAENKLGALALLRNLRNMAEAKVDEELVRTGLYRMKTERVLPFRFIAAARYAPQWEPELEKAMLRSLDGQPKLPGKTVLLVDVSGSMDAPLSRRAEMRRNDAAYGLAVLLREIAEQVSIYTFSDKLVRIPPRQGFALRDALNASQLHGGTYLGRALGEIDEKYDRLIVITDEQSHDAVPNPKARGYVINVASFQNGVGYGKWVHIDGWSDSVIEYIRAAEPALE